Genomic segment of Opitutia bacterium:
CGATAAGGGTGTGGCGTGATCGCGCGCGGTCAGGCGGCGGCGGGGATGGATTGCATGGTTTCCGGGGCGACGACGCGGTCGATGTCGAGGAGGGTTTTCACGTCGCCTTTGACCTTGGCCATGCCGAGGAGGTAGGTGGTGTCGACGCGGGTGCCGAATTCGGGCGTGGGCTCGATTTCGGTGGC
This window contains:
- a CDS encoding chemotaxis protein CheW — protein: ATEIEPTPEFGTRVDTTYLLGMAKVKGDVKTLLDIDRVVAPETMQSIPAAA